From a region of the bacterium (Candidatus Blackallbacteria) CG13_big_fil_rev_8_21_14_2_50_49_14 genome:
- a CDS encoding short-chain dehydrogenase/reductase — translation MKTILITGCSSGFGLESAKYFLERGWKVIATMRTPREDLFPVSDNLRMLALDVTDADSIQAAVKEAGPIDVLVNNAGVGMLNALEGVSMDKVRELFETNTFGTIAMTQAVVPQMRERKSGVVVNVTSSVTLKSLPLLSLYTASKAAVNAFTESLFHELEPFNVRVNLLLPGRSPETSFAANAQAMMQSIPEAYSEQAQRVFANFTQSNTPITYAHDVAEALWQVVNDPSSPLRVPAGADAIDWAREAAKAS, via the coding sequence ATGAAAACGATACTTATCACAGGATGCTCATCAGGGTTTGGTTTAGAAAGTGCGAAATATTTTCTGGAACGTGGCTGGAAGGTCATTGCTACCATGCGTACGCCCCGAGAAGATCTCTTCCCTGTTTCAGATAATCTGCGTATGCTGGCCCTGGATGTTACGGATGCTGACAGCATTCAAGCTGCCGTAAAGGAGGCTGGGCCCATCGATGTTTTGGTTAACAATGCAGGCGTCGGCATGCTAAACGCCCTCGAAGGCGTCTCGATGGACAAGGTCCGCGAACTCTTTGAGACCAATACCTTTGGTACAATTGCCATGACCCAGGCCGTGGTTCCGCAGATGCGTGAGCGCAAATCAGGGGTGGTTGTGAATGTGACATCGTCGGTGACCTTGAAGTCTCTGCCTTTGCTCTCGCTTTATACTGCCAGCAAGGCTGCGGTCAATGCTTTCACCGAGTCCCTTTTCCATGAGCTGGAACCTTTCAATGTGCGTGTCAATCTCTTGTTGCCAGGCCGTTCTCCTGAAACCAGTTTCGCCGCCAATGCCCAAGCCATGATGCAATCTATCCCTGAGGCCTATTCTGAACAGGCGCAGCGTGTCTTTGCAAACTTCACGCAATCGAACACCCCCATCACCTACGCCCATGATGTGGCCGAAGCGCTCTGGCAAGTAGTGAATGACCCCAGCAGTCCGCTTCGTGTGCCAGCGGGTGCTGATGCGATCGATTGGGCCAGAGAAGCAGCGAAAGCAAGCTGA
- a CDS encoding TetR family transcriptional regulator: MNTMPLKGTQMSEKQKAKPKASLGRKRDKDLDVRIIEATVEILAELGFDSMTMDTVAAKAGSSKSTLYRRWPSKAELVRDTLIWMSRHSVELNHLPDTGSLREDLLALLKPYSSEFSERKLQVLAKLGSFFSEHGQVAKEATTGIFEPWTELNRTLMQRAIARGELPAHADIETACQVIIAMTSYCSVTQGQAFGRAEYATLLDNLLLPGLQHSPAS, from the coding sequence ATGAATACAATGCCTCTAAAAGGAACGCAGATGAGCGAAAAACAAAAGGCCAAGCCAAAGGCTTCACTGGGCCGTAAACGTGACAAAGATCTAGATGTCCGAATTATCGAAGCAACTGTCGAAATCTTGGCTGAGCTGGGTTTTGACAGCATGACCATGGATACGGTGGCCGCTAAAGCAGGGTCAAGCAAATCAACCCTGTACCGCCGCTGGCCCTCCAAAGCAGAACTGGTGCGTGATACGCTGATCTGGATGAGTCGCCATTCTGTCGAGCTGAATCATTTGCCCGATACCGGCAGCTTAAGAGAGGATCTGCTGGCATTGCTCAAACCCTATTCATCGGAATTTAGTGAACGCAAACTCCAGGTTTTGGCCAAATTAGGTTCGTTTTTTTCTGAACATGGTCAGGTCGCAAAAGAAGCCACTACAGGCATTTTCGAGCCTTGGACTGAACTGAATCGCACCCTGATGCAACGCGCCATTGCGCGGGGTGAGCTACCTGCCCACGCCGATATAGAAACGGCCTGTCAGGTGATTATTGCCATGACTTCGTATTGCAGTGTTACACAAGGTCAGGCTTTTGGACGCGCTGAATACGCTACTTTATTGGACAATCTATTATTGCCTGGGCTGCAACATTCGCCTGCGAGTTGA